In Palaemon carinicauda isolate YSFRI2023 chromosome 21, ASM3689809v2, whole genome shotgun sequence, the following proteins share a genomic window:
- the LOC137614657 gene encoding uncharacterized protein produces MLDFLAINSISVSICLFGQMYTDQVTEIQRKIERWAFENQDAAMLSQMSLCLMKLRRMRTFDVCGWFTMGHQTLVGMATFIATYLVVLLQVGGGQSLPLEVLLGLRQNLTLQ; encoded by the exons ATGTTAGATTTTCTGGCAATAAATAGTATTTCAGTCAGCATTTGTTTATTTGGCCAAATGTACACTGATCAG GTTACAGAAATTCAGCGAAAAATTGAAAGATGGGCTTTCGAAAACCAGGATGCTGCAATGCTCTCCCaa ATGTCCCTGTGTCTGATGAAACTCAGGCGAATGAGGACCTTCGATGTTTGTGGATGGTTTACTATGGGACATCAAACACTTGTCGGG ATGGCCACTTTCATCGCTACGTACCTGGTTGTTCTTCTGCAGGTGGGAGGAGGACAGTCCCTTCCGTTAGAAGTGTTACTGGGACTTAGACAGAACTTGACACTTCAGTAA